The Calypte anna isolate BGI_N300 chromosome 2, bCalAnn1_v1.p, whole genome shotgun sequence genome includes a window with the following:
- the PDIA4 gene encoding protein disulfide-isomerase A4, with the protein MRPSGVRVVLLLLLLVLAQIAVPARGAAAEEDDNEHGESVTKEDDDDDDDAGSEDDDDDDSEVKEENGVLILNDANFDTFTADKDTVLLEFYAPWCGHCKQFAPEYEKIAKTLKENDPPIPVAKVDATASTSLASRFDVSGYPTIKILKKGQPVDYDGSRTEDAIVAKVKEVSDPNWTPPPEATLVLTQDNFDDIVNNADIILVEFYAPWCGHCKRLAPEYEKAAQELSKRTPPIPLAKVDATAETELAKKFDVTGYPTLKIFRKGKPYDYSGPREKYGIVEYMTEQAGPPSKQIQATKQVQEFLRDGDDVIIIGVFSGENDKAYQLYQEAANGLREDYKFHHTFSNEIAKLLKVSPGKLVFMQPEKFQSKHEPKMHVLDLKDSADGSEIKEHVLKHALPLVGHRKPSNEAKRYAKRPLVVVYYSVDFSFDYRVATQFWRGKVLEVAKDFPEYVFAVSDEEDYSSEIKDLGLLESGEDVNVAILDEGGKKYAMEPEEFDSDVLRQFVLAFKKGKLKPIVKSQPVPKSNKGPVKVVVGKTFDTIVMDPKNDVLIEFYAPWCGHCKKLEPVYTELGKKYKNEKNLVIAKMDATANDVTNEHYKVEGFPTIYFAPREKKNNPIKFEGGDRDLEHLSKFIEEHATKLSRTKQEL; encoded by the exons ATGAGGCCGAGTGGGGTGCGGGTGGTgttgctgctactgctgctggtTCTGGCCCAGATCGCCGTCCCGGCGCGGGGTGCGGCAGCCGAGGAGGACGACAACGAGCACGGAG aatCAGTTACAaaagaagatgatgatgatgatgatgatgctggcagtgaagatgatgatgatgatgattctgaagttaaagaagaaaatggtgTATTAATCTTGAACGATGCAAACTTTGACACCTTTACTGCAGACAAGGACACTGTTCTGCTGGAGTTCTATGCACCATG GTGTGGGCACTGCAAGCAATTTGCTCCTGAATATGAAAAGATAGCCAAAACTCTGAAGGAAAATGACCCTCCTATTCCAGTTGCCAAAGTAGATGCTACTGCATCAACTTCGCTAGCAAGTCGTTTTGATGTCAGTGGCTACCCAACCATCAAAATCTTGAAAAAAGGCCAACCTGTTGACTACGATGGTTCTCGGACAGAAGATG CAATTGTGGCCAAAGTCAAGGAGGTTTCTGATCCCAATTGGACCCCTCCACCAGAAGCTACCCTGGTATTGACCCAGGATAATTTTGATGACATCGTGAATAATGCTGACATAATCCTGGTGGAGTTCTATGCACCATG GTGTGGACACTGCAAAAGACTTGCTCCAGAATATGAGAAGGCTGCCCAAGAGCTCAGCAAACGCACGCCTCCTATTCCTCTGGCTAAAGTCGATGCCACTGCTGAAACTGAGCTTGCCAAGAAGTTTGATGTTACTGGCTACCCAACTCTGAAAATTTTCCGCAAGGGCAAACCTTATGACTACAGTGGTCCCCGGGAAAAATATG GTATTGTTGAATACATGACTGAACAGGCTGGTCCTCCATCCAAACAGATTCAAGCAACCAAGCAGGTACAGGAGTTTCTGAGGGATGGGGATGATGTCATCATCATTGGTGTCTTTAGTGGAGAGAATGACAAAGCCTACCAGCTCTATCAGGAAGCAg CTAATGGTTTAAGAGAGGATTACAAGTTCCACCACACCTTCAGCAATGAGATTGCAAAACTGTTGAAAGTATCTCCAGGAAAACTGGTTTTCATGCAGCCAGAAAAATTTCAGTCAAAGCATGAGCCCAAGATGCATGTTTTGGATCTTAAA GACTCTGCAGATGGATCAGAGATTAAAGAGCATGTTCTAAAACATGCTTTGCCTCTAGTGGGTCATCGCAAACCTTCCAATGAAGCTAAAAGATATGCCAAGCGTCCTCTAGTGGTTGTGTATTATTCTGTAGACTTCAGTTTCGACTATCGTGTTG ctacCCAGTTCTGGAGAGGCAAAGTCCTGGAGGTGGCCAAAGACTTTCCTGAATATGTGTTTGCTGTTTCTGATGAGGAAGAttattcttctgaaataaaagatttgGGCCTACTTGAGAGCGGAGAAGATGTCAATGTCGCCATTCTGGATGAAGGTGGCAAGAAGTATGCCATGGAGCCAGAAGAGTTTGACTCTGATGTGCTCAGGCAATTTGTGCTGGCATTTAAAAAAG GAAAACTGAAGCCTATTGTGAAGTCCCAGCCAGTGCCAAAAAGTAATAAAGGGCCTGTGAAAGTGGTAGTGGGCAAAACTTTTGATACTATTGTAATGGATCCAAAGAATGATGTTCTCATAGAGTTCTATGCCCCGTGGTGCGGACACTGCAAGAAACTAGAACCCGTGTATACtgagctaggaaaaaaatacaagaatgagaaaaatcttGTCATCGCCAAGATGGATGCTACTGCCAATGATGTGACAAATGAGCACTACAAAGTGGAGGGATTCCCTACTATCTACTTTGCTCCAAGGGAGAAGAAGAACAACCCTATTAAATTTGAAGGCGGTGACAGAGATTTAGAGCATCTGAGCAAATTTATAGAGGAGCATGCAACAAAACTCTCTAGAACAAAGCAAGAGCTTTAG